The DNA region GATTTTACCAAAAATTTTTTAAATAAATGTCATGTTAGCAAAATGATTGCAAGATATATGATTATTAATGAAAGTAAAAAAATATTAATGATAATGAGACCTTATCAAATTTATGCAGTTGAAAAACTTATTAAAATAGCAAGTGAAACTAATAATAATGCTTATATTTGACATACAGCTGGATCTGGAAAAACTTTAACTTCTTTTAAATTAAGTCAAATTTTAAAATATATGCCAGAAAAAGAAAAAATATTTTTTTTAGTTGATAGAAAAGATTTGGATTTTCAAACCATTGAAGAGTTCAATAAATTTGAAAAAGATAGTGTTGATTATACTAGAAGTACTTATAATTTAATTAAAAATATTCAAGATTCCACTAAAAAAATAATATTAACTACAATTCAAAAAATGGCTAATGCTTGTAAAAATGAAAAATATAAATCAATAATGGCTAAATTTAAGAATAAGAAAGTGATTTTTATTATTGATGAATGTCATAGAAGTCAATTTGGAAAAATGTATGTTAGTATTAAAAAAATTTTCGAACATGCACAATATTTTGGATTTACTGGCACACCACGATTTGAACAAAATAAATCAGAAGATGGAAGAACAACAGCTGATATATTTCATAAATGTATCCATAAATATTTACTTAATAATGCAATAGCAGATGGTAATGTTTTAGGTTTTAATGTTGACTATATGGAATCAATTAAAAATAAAAAAGACACTAATGATGAATTGATTGAAGATATTAATAATGATGAATTATTAATAATTGATTCCAGAATTAACTCTATTTCAAAAAATATAATTGAAACATTTTCAAAAAAAACATACGGAAAGAAATATAATGCTATATTTGCTGTTAAAAATATTAATATGGCAATTAAATATTATAAAACACTTAAAAAATTAAAACATAATTTAAAAATTGCTTCAATTTTTACATTTGAAGCAAATGAAGATTTAAATAATAAAGATTTTTCTTTTAAAATAGAATTAGAAAAAATAATTAAAGATTATAATATAAACTTTGATACTAATTTTAATATCAGCAGATTTAATGATTATTTTATTGATTTACAAAAGAAAGTTAAAAACAAAGAAATTGATTTATTAATTGTTGTTGATATGTTTTTAACAGGTTTTGATTCACCCATAACTAGTGCATTATATTTAGATAAATTATTAAAATATCATAAATTAATCCAAGCATTTTCACGAACAAACAGAATTATAAATATTACTAAACCATTTGGTAATATTGTTTGTTATCAAACTACTAAAAAAACTGTTGATGAAGCAATTTTATTGTTTTCTAATAGTATAACTACTGATCAAATATTAATGAAACCATTTGATTATTATGAACTAGAATTTATTAATTTAGTGAATAAATTAAAAAAAGATTATAGTTGTGCTTATGATGTAGGAAATGATGGTGACGAAGTTAAAATTAAAGAATTTATTTTTTTATTTAAAGAAATAGTAAAAATATTATTAAAATTAGAAACATTTATTGAATTTGATATTAATCAAAGTAAATATAATTTTAGTGAAAATGAATATAATGAATTTAAATCTCGTTTTTTATCATTTAATGATGAAAAAATTAAAAAAGAAAAATTATCTGTATTAGCAGATGTTGATTTTGAACTAGAATTAATTTATAGTAATAAAATTAATGTTCATTATATTTTAGAATTATTAAAAAAAATAGATTTAAACAATATTAAAAGAAAAGAAAAACAAATTAAAGAAATAAAAAAAGGATTATTAGAATCAACTGATCCAGTATTAAAATATAAATCAGAATTAATAAATTCATTTATTGAAAGAGTTATTCCTACTCTTAAAAATACTGCAGATTTAGAAGTATTATATGAACAATTTTGTGATAAAAAATATGAACAACAAATAATTAAAATTAGTAAAAAATATAATATAGATAAATTAGATATTAATGAAATTATTAGTGAATATCGTTTTACTAATCAATTGCCTTCTAACTTAATTAGAGAAAAAATTAATCAACAATATACTGAAAAAATAGCTATTAATAAAAATATCTCTAAAATAAAAGCAAAAAATGAAGTAAAAAAAGAATTAGAATTAAATATAATTAATTTAATTAATGAGTTTGAAAGTTAGGAAAAAAATATTATGACAACACATGAAAAACAAAATTTACAACAACAACAATTATTTTCTAAATTATGAGATATTTCTAATACTCTACTAGGGACAATGGAACCATCCGAATATAATGTACAATATATAATAGAAAAAGATTTAAAAATAGAAGGAATTGATTATCAAACCGCTTTAACTAATGAAAAATATCGCAATTATTTTTTAGAAGTTTTATATGATAATGATAGTGCTGTATATTATATTGAACCAGAATATTTATGACAAGAAATAATTAATAAAATTAATATTGGAAAATTTGATATCTTCTTATTAAGAAAAGCATTTAAAAATTTACCAAAAACTGGTCATTTGTCAGAAAAAGAATTCGAAAATTTATTTGATTCTGTTGATTTAGATTATAGTAAATTGGGAAAAACAGAAACAGAAAAAAGTAAAATAATTGCTAAAGTAATGTTAAAAATTAATGAAATTAATTTTGAAATTAATGAGTCGGAAATTGATATTTTAGGTGATGCCTATGAATATTTAATTAGTAAGTTTGCTTCTGAATCAGTAAAAGAAGCAGGTGAATTTTATACACCACAACCTGTTTCTAAATTATTAGCTAAATTAGTTAGTCAAAAAAAAGCAGAAATTAAAACTGTTTATGATCCAACATGTGGTTCAGGTTCATTATTATTAAGAGTATATAAAGAATTAAAAATTGGTTATTTATATGGTCAAGAATTAAAAAAAAATTCATATAATATAGCAAGAATGAATATGATGTTGCATGGTTTAAAGTATAATAAATTTGATATTTATAATGGTGACACATTAGAAGATGATGGATTTAAAAGACAACAATTTGAAATAATTGTTGCAAATCCGTCATATAGTACTCATTGATCGGCAAATCAAAAATTTTTAAGTGATGAAAGATTTAGTGCATATGGAAAATTAGCACCAAAAACAAAAGCTGATTTTGCTTTTATTCAAAATATGATTTATAAATTATCTGATAATGGCGTAATGGCAGTTGTTATTCCTCATGGCATTTTGTTTAGGGGCAATGCTGAATTAATTATTAGAAAATATATGGTTAAAAAAAATTGAATTGATACTATTATTAGTTTACCAGCTAATATGTTTTATGGTACATCAATTCCAACTTGTATTATTGTGATTAAAAAATGTAAAATTGATAATTCAATTTTTTTTATTGATGCTTCGAAAGAATTTAAAAAGCAAGGAAATAAAAATGCTTTAACCGATGAAAATATTATTAAAATTATTAATATTTTTAATAAAAGAAAAACTATTGATAAATTTTCTAATTTAATTGATATAGAAATAATTAAAGAAAATGATTATAACTTAAATATTGATCGTTATATTGATAATACAAAAGAAAAAGAAATTATTAATATTAAAGAATTACAAAATAAATTAATTAATAATAAAAAAGAAATTCAAAAATTAGATGAAGAATTTAATTTAATGTTAAAAGATTTGGTGATTAATAATGAATAAATCTCTGGTACCAAAAATTAGATTTAAAAGATTTAATGATGAATGAAAAAAATATAAGCTTAATGATATTGGATTTTTTTTTCGTGGGCTTTATAAGAAAACAAAAGCAGATTTTGAAATAAATAATTCTAATTTTTACTATGTTACATATACAAATATTTATAATAATAGATTTATAAAAATTGATTCTTTAAAATATGTAAATATTAATAACAATGAAAAACAAAATCGTTTAATTAAAGATGATATTTTATTTACAATGACTTCAGAAACTTATAATGAAGTAGGACTTTGTTCTATTTTTGATTCAGATACTGACAATGTTTACTTAAATAGTTTTTGTTCTGGTTTTAGAATAATTAATATAAGAGCCATAAATTCTATTTTTTTACTTTTTTTACTTTTATCAATTCAATATAGGGAAAAAATTATTAAAATGGCTAATGGTTTTACTAGATATAATTTATCAAAAAAATTATTATTAAATTTACAAGTTAAAATTCCTAATATTATCCAACAAAATAAAATTGCTGATTTTTTTACTATTATTGATAGAAAAATTGAATTAATCAAAGAAAAATTAAGTTTATTAGAAAAACAAAAACAATATTACTTAAATAATATATTTGCAAATGAAAAAAGTTATCCCAAAATTAGATTTAAAGGGTTTAATGATGAATGAAAAAAATATAAAATTAATGAAATTTATAAATTAAAAAGAGGATGTGTTATAAGCAAAGAAATACTTTTAAAAAATAAAGAAGCTAATTTTTTTCCTGTATATTCATCTCAAACATCAAATAATGGAATAATGGGTTGAACTAATAGTTATCTTTTTGAAAAAAATAAAATTATTTGAACAACCGATGGTGCTAATGCTGGTACTATTAGATTTGTGAATGAAAACTTTTATGCATCTAATGTTTGTGGAGTTTTAATTGGTAAAAAAGATCATTATAATAATTATTCATTTGCTATTTCAATTAGTTTAGAAGCAAAAAAACATATAAATAAAAATGGTAATCCAAAGTTAATGAATAATATTATGGGGAATATTAATTTTTATAATTCAAAATTAAAAAATGAACAAAATTTAATTGGACAATTTTTTACTATTATTGATAAAAAAATTGAGTTAGTTAAAGAACAATTAAGTTTATTAGAAAAACAAAAACAATATTACTTAAATAATATGTTTATTTAATTTATGGTTTTTATCTGATTTTTATATAAAAATAAAACTTTTACATAATTTTGTGGTTTTTGTAAGTGTTTATATTTTGATAATGATAAAAGTATTTAATGCCATTAATTATCAATTATTTTCTATAAAATTAAAAGAAACCATTGATGACATATATTTAAAATTATTATATAATTTCATTAATTAAGTTATTAACACTTAAAAGGAGTAAATTTATATGTTTTTAAATAGTTTTATAAAAGATATAAACTTTGTTGAATAAGTAAATATCGATGTTAATTTAATAGAAAAACAAAAAATGAAATAAAAATATGAAAACCTTGATCAAAAATTAAGAGAGCAAAACCGTAATGGCAAAAATGGTTATATTTTGTGAGGGAAAAAGAATAAAATGATAAAAACTCCCTTTGGCAATATTATAATTAAATCATCCAGATTTCATTATTATGATAAAAAAGAAAAAAAATTTAAAACAACAACTTTATTAAATAAAAAAAATGGTTTAAAAAATAATCAAACAATTATTTTAAGTGTTAAAATAGAATTTTGAAAATTAATGGATAGTGCTAAAAGACAAAGAGATATTATGGATATGTACCCAAAATTAAATATATCTAAGATGACAATCACAAATATTAATAAGGAAATTGATTTTGCTAAATTATTTAAAGAACAATTAAAAAAAGACTGAAAAAATAATTGTCCAAACACCATATTTGTATGCTGGAGTTGACGATTCTTTTAATAATTTAACAAAATATAAAAAAATAGAAAAAAATATGTTTAGAACAGCATATTTTCATACTGGATATTATGAAATAAAAAGCACTAAAAGTAAAAATGTTCTAAAAGATAAAAAAATTTTTATTGTTATAAAATCAGTAAAAAATAAATACTATCTTATTAAAAAATATAAAAAAGAATTTTTACATTTTTTAAATCAAAATTTTAATATTGAAAATTGTAAGTTAACGCTAGCAGGTGATGGAGCAAAATGAAGCCAAAAATTTGCTAATGAAATTGGTGCAATTTTTATTTTAGATCAATTTCATTTAATGAAAGAATTAAAAACAATATTTCCTTATCGAAGAAGAAAACTTACTAAAAATTTAACCGATAATGAAAAAATAAGAAAACAATTTTATTGAGATATAAATAAATTATTTAAAAATGGCAATCCTGATGAATCAATAAAATATTTAAAAAAATTAATTACAAGAAAAAATATTAAAGAATATCCATTCTTAAAAGATAAAAAAGATAAAATCAAAGATTTCATTAAATATATAAAAAATAATTCTGAGTGTATTAAAGTTTATAAAGAGGATTGATATATGGGGTCTTGTACTGAACCACAAATTTCGCATAATGTAAAATGATTAAAAGGATATGGTGCTAAATCATATAGTGAAAAAGTTTTTAAAAATATGATTGCAATAAAAATGGCGAAAGAAAAAGGTGTTAATTTAATTGAGTTTTATATTAATAAATTAAACAAAAAAAATGAAAAAGAATATAATTATTATTTTAAAAATGAAGATTAAAAATATTTATCAAATAAAAAACAACAAATAATTTTATTGTTTTAACTAAAAAATTTTATTCTGTTTGAGAATGAAAACTCTTTATATTACCATTATTTTCTATTAAAAAAAATAAACCGTTTCTATTATTATTTATAAATAAAGATTCATATTCATTTAAAAGTAAAATATTAAGTCCTTCAAAAAATAAATTATAAAATTGTTCGTTATTTTTTCTTAATAAAGAAATAAACTCATTAGTTTCTTCATTATTTTCTACTAATTTAGAAATTATAAAATTAATTATATTTCTAATATTAACATTTAAATTTTCTTCTTGTAAATAAATATTATTTATTTGTTGCATAGAATTATCTGATAAATAAAGAACTCACGGTTCAATATTATAAGTAGTTTTAGGTTTA from Spiroplasma kunkelii CR2-3x includes:
- a CDS encoding type I restriction endonuclease subunit R; translation: MENKYISESELEKKLISKLKIEGYEYIKLNNEEDIKTNFRNQIFNHNKNELNNKPLTYKEFEKLLFKITGKSIFNSAKILRQKITIERDDFEKVDLELFNKDKWCDNIFQFTNQLKIKSIFQNRYDIIILINGLPLIQIELKKPRINFKEAFNQINRYKKESHKGLLKFIQFFIISNLIDTKYFSNNDGNILFENSFYWTDELNNRITNLFDFTKNFLNKCHVSKMIARYMIINESKKILMIMRPYQIYAVEKLIKIASETNNNAYIWHTAGSGKTLTSFKLSQILKYMPEKEKIFFLVDRKDLDFQTIEEFNKFEKDSVDYTRSTYNLIKNIQDSTKKIILTTIQKMANACKNEKYKSIMAKFKNKKVIFIIDECHRSQFGKMYVSIKKIFEHAQYFGFTGTPRFEQNKSEDGRTTADIFHKCIHKYLLNNAIADGNVLGFNVDYMESIKNKKDTNDELIEDINNDELLIIDSRINSISKNIIETFSKKTYGKKYNAIFAVKNINMAIKYYKTLKKLKHNLKIASIFTFEANEDLNNKDFSFKIELEKIIKDYNINFDTNFNISRFNDYFIDLQKKVKNKEIDLLIVVDMFLTGFDSPITSALYLDKLLKYHKLIQAFSRTNRIINITKPFGNIVCYQTTKKTVDEAILLFSNSITTDQILMKPFDYYELEFINLVNKLKKDYSCAYDVGNDGDEVKIKEFIFLFKEIVKILLKLETFIEFDINQSKYNFSENEYNEFKSRFLSFNDEKIKKEKLSVLADVDFELELIYSNKINVHYILELLKKIDLNNIKRKEKQIKEIKKGLLESTDPVLKYKSELINSFIERVIPTLKNTADLEVLYEQFCDKKYEQQIIKISKKYNIDKLDINEIISEYRFTNQLPSNLIREKINQQYTEKIAINKNISKIKAKNEVKKELELNIINLINEFES
- a CDS encoding type I restriction-modification system subunit M produces the protein MTTHEKQNLQQQQLFSKLWDISNTLLGTMEPSEYNVQYIIEKDLKIEGIDYQTALTNEKYRNYFLEVLYDNDSAVYYIEPEYLWQEIINKINIGKFDIFLLRKAFKNLPKTGHLSEKEFENLFDSVDLDYSKLGKTETEKSKIIAKVMLKINEINFEINESEIDILGDAYEYLISKFASESVKEAGEFYTPQPVSKLLAKLVSQKKAEIKTVYDPTCGSGSLLLRVYKELKIGYLYGQELKKNSYNIARMNMMLHGLKYNKFDIYNGDTLEDDGFKRQQFEIIVANPSYSTHWSANQKFLSDERFSAYGKLAPKTKADFAFIQNMIYKLSDNGVMAVVIPHGILFRGNAELIIRKYMVKKNWIDTIISLPANMFYGTSIPTCIIVIKKCKIDNSIFFIDASKEFKKQGNKNALTDENIIKIINIFNKRKTIDKFSNLIDIEIIKENDYNLNIDRYIDNTKEKEIINIKELQNKLINNKKEIQKLDEEFNLMLKDLVINNE
- a CDS encoding restriction endonuclease subunit S; the encoded protein is MNKSLVPKIRFKRFNDEWKKYKLNDIGFFFRGLYKKTKADFEINNSNFYYVTYTNIYNNRFIKIDSLKYVNINNNEKQNRLIKDDILFTMTSETYNEVGLCSIFDSDTDNVYLNSFCSGFRIINIRAINSIFLLFLLLSIQYREKIIKMANGFTRYNLSKKLLLNLQVKIPNIIQQNKIADFFTIIDRKIELIKEKLSLLEKQKQYYLNNIFANEKSYPKIRFKGFNDEWKKYKINEIYKLKRGCVISKEILLKNKEANFFPVYSSQTSNNGIMGWTNSYLFEKNKIIWTTDGANAGTIRFVNENFYASNVCGVLIGKKDHYNNYSFAISISLEAKKHINKNGNPKLMNNIMGNINFYNSKLKNEQNLIGQFFTIIDKKIELVKEQLSLLEKQKQYYLNNMFI
- a CDS encoding Mbov_0401 family ICE element transposase-like protein, whose protein sequence is MYAGVDDSFNNLTKYKKIEKNMFRTAYFHTGYYEIKSTKSKNVLKDKKIFIVIKSVKNKYYLIKKYKKEFLHFLNQNFNIENCKLTLAGDGAKWSQKFANEIGAIFILDQFHLMKELKTIFPYRRRKLTKNLTDNEKIRKQFYWDINKLFKNGNPDESIKYLKKLITRKNIKEYPFLKDKKDKIKDFIKYIKNNSECIKVYKEDWYMGSCTEPQISHNVKWLKGYGAKSYSEKVFKNMIAIKMAKEKGVNLIEFYINKLNKKNEKEYNYYFKNED